A region of Streptomyces deccanensis DNA encodes the following proteins:
- a CDS encoding HAMP domain-containing sensor histidine kinase, protein MSLFWRIFALNAVVLGTATALLLWAPVTVSVPVLLTEAIILVGGLVVMLVANAALLRFGLAPLDRLTKLMTTVDLLRPGQRLPADGGGEVAEVIRTFNAMLERLEHERATSSARALLAQEAERRRIAQELHDEVGQSMTAILLALKRAADDAPAPLRAELHEVREMTRAGLDEVRRLARRLRPGVLDDLGLVSALTSLTEDFATHTGLRVDRRFDTDLPGLAPETELVVYRVAQESLTNVARHAEAEEVTVALRHADDRVVLEVTDDGSGVQAPREGAGIRGMRERALLIGATLDIAPAPRAGTQVRLTAPLPRKQP, encoded by the coding sequence GTGTCCTTGTTCTGGCGGATCTTCGCCCTCAACGCCGTGGTGCTGGGCACGGCGACGGCCCTGCTGCTGTGGGCACCGGTGACCGTATCCGTACCGGTTCTGCTCACCGAGGCGATCATCCTGGTGGGCGGCCTGGTGGTGATGCTGGTCGCCAACGCCGCGCTGCTGCGGTTCGGGCTGGCGCCGCTGGACCGGCTCACCAAGCTGATGACCACCGTGGACCTGCTCCGCCCCGGCCAGCGGCTGCCCGCCGACGGCGGCGGCGAGGTCGCCGAGGTGATCCGCACGTTCAACGCCATGCTGGAGCGGCTGGAGCACGAGCGGGCCACCAGCAGCGCCCGGGCCCTGCTGGCCCAGGAGGCCGAACGCCGCCGTATCGCACAGGAGCTGCACGACGAGGTGGGCCAGAGCATGACCGCGATCCTGCTGGCACTCAAGCGGGCCGCGGACGACGCGCCCGCGCCGCTGCGCGCTGAGCTGCACGAGGTGCGGGAGATGACCCGGGCCGGTCTGGACGAGGTACGCCGGCTGGCGCGGCGGCTGCGTCCCGGTGTGTTGGACGACCTGGGTCTCGTCAGCGCGCTGACCTCGCTCACCGAGGACTTCGCCACGCACACCGGACTGCGGGTCGACCGCCGCTTCGACACCGACCTGCCCGGCCTCGCGCCGGAGACGGAACTGGTCGTCTACCGCGTCGCCCAGGAGTCCCTGACCAACGTCGCCCGTCACGCGGAGGCCGAAGAGGTCACCGTCGCCCTGCGCCACGCCGACGACCGGGTGGTCCTGGAGGTCACCGACGACGGCAGCGGCGTCCAGGCCCCCCGCGAAGGCGCCGGCATCCGGGGCATGCGCGAGCGTGCCCTGCTCATCGGCGCCACCCTGGACATCGCCCCCGCGCCTCGCGCGGGCACCCAGGTGAGACTCACCGCGCCCCTGCCCAGGAAGCAGCCGTGA
- the secD gene encoding protein translocase subunit SecD, with protein sequence MNRSSRVRALLALAVLALSVYIAATVPVRLGLDLRGGTQIVLQTRSTPTTEADGEATDRTLEVLRGRVDALGVAEPTLVRSGDDRIIIELPGVRDPKRAADVLGRTARLSFHPVLGPAEDAERTSTTPRQPGERVLPDESGAPLRLGAAELTGEHVEKAAALIDQQGGAGWHVTIDFKGAGADSWARLTGEAACRPAGDPARRVAIVLDDKVISSPQVDPSVACGTGIRDGATRITGSFGPEEARELSLLVNGGALPVPVETVEQRTVGPTLGARAITASAWAAVVGTALTSLFIVVVYRLMGVLATVALLCYGLLSYAALAALGATLTLPGLAGFVLTIGMAVDANVLVFERAREEYAARRRASVRSALAAGFRDALSAIADSNITTLIAAALLFFLASGPVRGFGVTLGIGVLASMFSALVITRVLAEYAAGRPGLRRLPRISGIATTGLVRDRLTRRDPRLMRRSRRWLATSAALLVLAGAGVAVRGVDLGVEFTGGRLLEYATTAPVDPDRVRSALADTGFERAVVQSSGDNGLTVRTDPLTDAEEAEVTGAVRDLAEGADKVRDELIGPSLGEELRRDALIALAVALGAQLVYLAARFRWVFGTAAVVALAHDVVILVGVFAWLGKSLDGLFLAALLTVIGYSVNDSVVLFDRVRELVRRTPSAPLSATVNRAILQTMPRTVNTGMGAAFVLASLTVLGGSSLTDFALALLIGLAVGTYSSVFTAAPLAIELRGRPRSTGDGRQPSDR encoded by the coding sequence TTGAACCGTTCCTCGCGCGTCAGGGCGCTGCTCGCCCTGGCCGTGCTCGCCCTGTCCGTGTACATCGCCGCGACCGTGCCGGTCCGCCTCGGACTGGACCTGCGCGGCGGCACGCAGATCGTGCTCCAGACCCGTTCCACCCCCACCACCGAGGCCGACGGCGAGGCCACCGACCGCACGCTGGAGGTGCTGCGCGGCCGCGTCGACGCGCTCGGCGTCGCCGAACCCACCCTCGTCCGCTCCGGCGACGACCGGATCATCATCGAACTGCCCGGCGTACGGGACCCGAAGCGGGCCGCCGACGTCCTCGGCCGTACCGCGCGGCTCTCCTTCCACCCGGTCCTCGGCCCGGCCGAGGACGCCGAGCGCACCTCGACGACGCCGAGGCAGCCCGGCGAACGCGTCCTGCCCGACGAGTCCGGCGCACCGCTGCGCCTCGGGGCGGCGGAACTGACCGGTGAACACGTCGAGAAAGCGGCCGCCCTGATCGACCAGCAGGGCGGCGCCGGATGGCACGTCACGATCGACTTCAAGGGCGCGGGCGCCGACAGTTGGGCCCGGCTGACCGGCGAGGCCGCCTGTCGGCCGGCGGGGGATCCGGCCCGCCGGGTCGCCATCGTCCTCGACGACAAGGTCATCTCCTCCCCGCAGGTCGACCCGTCCGTGGCCTGTGGGACCGGCATCCGCGACGGCGCCACACGGATCACGGGCTCCTTCGGCCCCGAGGAAGCGCGCGAGCTGTCGCTCCTCGTCAACGGCGGGGCGCTTCCCGTGCCCGTCGAGACCGTGGAGCAGCGCACCGTGGGCCCGACCCTGGGCGCGCGGGCCATCACCGCCAGCGCCTGGGCCGCCGTCGTCGGTACCGCCCTGACCTCGCTGTTCATCGTGGTCGTCTACCGGCTGATGGGCGTCCTGGCGACCGTCGCCCTGCTCTGCTACGGCCTCCTCTCGTACGCCGCTCTGGCCGCGCTCGGCGCCACCCTGACCCTGCCGGGCCTGGCGGGCTTCGTGCTGACCATCGGCATGGCCGTGGACGCCAACGTGCTGGTCTTCGAGCGGGCCCGCGAGGAGTACGCGGCCCGACGCCGCGCCAGTGTGCGCTCGGCGCTGGCGGCCGGGTTCCGCGACGCCCTCAGCGCGATCGCCGACTCCAACATCACCACGCTGATCGCGGCGGCCCTGCTGTTCTTCCTGGCCTCCGGGCCCGTCCGCGGCTTCGGCGTCACCCTCGGCATCGGGGTCCTCGCCTCCATGTTCAGCGCCCTGGTGATCACCCGGGTGCTCGCCGAGTACGCCGCAGGCCGCCCGGGACTGCGCCGCCTCCCCCGGATCAGCGGGATCGCGACCACGGGCCTCGTCCGGGACCGCCTCACCCGCCGCGACCCCCGGCTGATGCGCCGCTCCCGCCGTTGGCTGGCCACCTCGGCCGCGCTGCTCGTGCTGGCCGGCGCCGGTGTCGCGGTGCGCGGGGTCGATCTGGGTGTGGAGTTCACCGGTGGCCGTCTCCTCGAGTACGCCACGACCGCCCCCGTCGACCCCGACCGGGTCCGCTCGGCACTGGCCGACACCGGATTCGAACGCGCGGTCGTGCAGTCCTCGGGCGACAACGGCCTGACCGTGCGCACCGATCCGCTGACCGACGCGGAGGAGGCCGAGGTGACCGGAGCCGTGCGCGACCTCGCCGAGGGGGCGGACAAGGTCCGCGACGAGCTGATCGGCCCCAGCCTCGGCGAGGAGCTGCGGCGGGACGCGCTGATCGCTCTCGCCGTCGCCCTCGGCGCGCAGCTCGTCTACCTCGCGGCACGTTTCCGCTGGGTGTTCGGCACCGCCGCGGTCGTCGCGCTCGCCCACGACGTCGTGATCCTCGTCGGCGTCTTCGCCTGGCTCGGCAAATCCCTCGACGGGCTGTTCCTGGCGGCCCTGCTCACCGTCATCGGCTACTCGGTCAACGACTCCGTGGTCCTCTTCGACCGGGTCAGGGAACTGGTCCGCCGCACTCCCTCGGCACCCCTGTCCGCGACCGTGAACCGGGCGATCCTGCAGACGATGCCCCGCACCGTCAACACCGGCATGGGCGCCGCCTTCGTGCTCGCCTCGCTCACCGTGCTCGGGGGGTCCTCGCTCACCGACTTCGCCCTGGCCCTCCTGATCGGCCTCGCCGTCGGCACGTACTCCTCCGTCTTCACCGCCGCGCCCCTGGCGATCGAGCTGCGCGGGCGTCCCAGGTCGACGGGCGACGGGCGTCAGCCGTCGGACCGCTGA
- a CDS encoding response regulator gives MPETSTIRILLADDHALVRRGVRLILDQEPDLEVVAEAGDGAEAIAQARAHDVDLAVLDIAMPRLTGLQAARELAVVKPGLRILMLTMHDNEQYFFQALKAGASGYVLKSVADRDLVAACRAAMRDEPFLYPGAVTALIRNYVDRARRGEEAPDQIVTPREEEVLKLVAEGHSSKEIADLLFISVKTVQRHRANLLQKLGLRDRLELTRYAIRVGLIEP, from the coding sequence ATGCCCGAGACATCCACGATCCGTATCCTCCTGGCCGACGACCACGCTCTCGTCCGCCGCGGCGTGCGGCTCATCCTCGACCAGGAACCGGACCTGGAGGTGGTCGCCGAGGCCGGGGACGGCGCGGAGGCCATCGCGCAGGCCCGCGCCCACGACGTCGACCTGGCCGTGCTCGACATCGCGATGCCCCGGCTGACCGGCCTCCAGGCCGCCCGTGAACTGGCCGTCGTCAAGCCGGGGCTGCGGATCCTGATGCTCACCATGCACGACAACGAGCAGTACTTCTTCCAGGCCCTGAAGGCCGGCGCGAGCGGGTACGTGCTGAAGTCCGTCGCCGACCGTGACCTCGTCGCCGCCTGCCGGGCCGCGATGCGGGACGAGCCCTTCCTGTATCCGGGCGCGGTCACCGCCCTGATCCGCAACTACGTCGACCGGGCCCGTCGCGGCGAGGAGGCCCCCGACCAGATCGTCACCCCGCGCGAGGAGGAGGTCCTCAAGCTCGTCGCCGAGGGCCATTCGTCCAAGGAGATCGCCGATCTGCTCTTCATCAGCGTCAAGACCGTCCAGCGGCACCGCGCCAACCTGCTGCAGAAGCTCGGCCTGCGGGACCGCCTGGAACTGACCCGCTACGCGATCCGCGTCGGCCTGATCGAACCCTGA
- a CDS encoding rod shape-determining protein yields the protein MTGAPDPRTVEDRHRHRPWPRCPLCCGLALDLGSARTRAWISGRGVVVDLPSASRRDAGAPYPAGPGIRAEPPGSAGTLRQLLGPHLPRSTRPLVIVTAPVLDGPAHRTRARAVVDVLRPCGVLTVSSARSIAVAADADLAGPLLVVDIGAHFTEVVLLCDGAVADARRATLGTADLDGTTMPGQIAEAVSSMLTAMLREDHTSLTVDALHRGVLLAGGGALRPEITHHLTGPLPTPPRVVPSPHTAAVRGAATLLRSAHTHPSSTPSPSSLPAGRPRLRPRPSAE from the coding sequence GTGACCGGCGCCCCCGACCCGCGCACCGTCGAGGACCGGCACCGGCACCGGCCCTGGCCGAGGTGCCCCCTCTGCTGCGGCCTCGCCCTGGACCTGGGCAGCGCCCGCACCCGCGCCTGGATATCGGGCAGGGGCGTGGTCGTCGACCTGCCGAGTGCGTCCCGCCGCGATGCCGGGGCGCCGTACCCCGCCGGGCCCGGCATCCGCGCAGAGCCCCCGGGGAGCGCCGGGACCCTGCGGCAGCTGCTCGGCCCCCACCTGCCCCGCTCCACCCGCCCCCTGGTCATCGTCACCGCGCCCGTCCTGGACGGCCCCGCCCACCGCACCCGGGCACGCGCGGTGGTCGACGTGCTGCGACCGTGCGGTGTCCTGACCGTGTCCAGCGCCCGGAGCATCGCCGTGGCCGCCGACGCCGACCTGGCCGGGCCGCTGCTCGTGGTGGACATCGGCGCCCACTTCACCGAGGTGGTCCTGCTGTGCGACGGCGCCGTCGCCGACGCCCGCCGCGCCACCCTCGGCACCGCTGACCTGGACGGGACGACCATGCCCGGGCAGATCGCCGAGGCGGTGTCCTCGATGCTGACGGCGATGCTCCGCGAGGACCACACCTCCCTGACCGTCGACGCCCTGCACCGGGGCGTCCTCCTGGCCGGCGGAGGCGCCCTCCGCCCCGAGATCACCCACCACCTCACCGGCCCGCTGCCGACGCCGCCGCGAGTGGTCCCGTCTCCTCACACCGCGGCCGTCCGGGGCGCCGCGACGCTCCTGCGCTCCGCCCACACCCACCCCTCGTCCACACCGTCGCCGTCGTCCCTCCCGGCCGGCCGTCCACGGCTGCGGCCCCGTCCGTCCGCCGAGTGA
- a CDS encoding universal stress protein → MTHVAPPAPIVVGTDGSAASEPAVRFALQEARLRGTGLRAVCAYDFTARHRGIEWPTASGVRDADAQLRDLTLDAVTTSLAEAQEQLGGAPVEVEVRAEQGRPSQVLLDASEDACLLVVGTRGSGAWGRLTLGSTSTEVVHHARLPVVVVPAGPDQRSDG, encoded by the coding sequence ATGACCCACGTCGCCCCTCCCGCACCGATCGTGGTCGGCACCGACGGCTCCGCCGCCTCGGAGCCGGCCGTACGCTTCGCCCTCCAGGAGGCGCGACTGCGCGGCACCGGCCTGCGCGCCGTCTGCGCGTACGACTTCACCGCCCGGCACCGAGGGATCGAGTGGCCCACCGCTTCCGGCGTCCGCGACGCGGACGCCCAACTCCGCGACCTCACCCTGGACGCGGTCACCACGTCCCTGGCGGAGGCCCAGGAGCAGCTGGGCGGCGCACCCGTGGAGGTGGAGGTCAGGGCGGAGCAGGGCCGCCCCTCGCAGGTCCTGCTGGACGCGAGCGAGGACGCCTGCCTCCTCGTGGTCGGCACCCGGGGATCAGGCGCGTGGGGGCGCCTCACCCTGGGGTCCACCAGTACCGAGGTCGTCCACCACGCCCGGCTCCCCGTCGTCGTCGTACCGGCCGGTCCGGATCAGCGGTCCGACGGCTGA
- a CDS encoding TraR/DksA family transcriptional regulator, which translates to MVNQQTIGDSTSHLSADDLAALRENLHEQRLFRQEQLRRLTGPVTSRAESRLRERAASQTEVQVQLAASARMVLTDVEAALARMNEGGYGTCRLCRRPIERERLMIVPQARYCARCQQVKEAVP; encoded by the coding sequence GTGGTGAACCAACAGACCATCGGCGACAGCACCTCCCATCTGTCGGCCGACGACCTCGCCGCACTGCGCGAGAACCTGCACGAGCAGCGTCTGTTCCGCCAGGAGCAGCTGCGCCGGCTCACCGGCCCCGTCACCTCGCGCGCCGAGAGCCGGCTGCGGGAACGGGCCGCCTCGCAGACCGAAGTGCAGGTCCAGCTCGCGGCCTCCGCCCGCATGGTCCTCACCGACGTCGAAGCGGCCCTCGCCCGGATGAACGAGGGCGGCTACGGCACCTGCCGGTTGTGCCGTCGCCCCATCGAGCGGGAACGGCTGATGATCGTGCCGCAGGCCCGCTACTGCGCCCGCTGCCAACAGGTGAAGGAGGCGGTCCCGTGA
- a CDS encoding TraR/DksA family transcriptional regulator, producing MSTHVPHTDPHLDEARQRLESARSSRLAQLQALDELDEAGRTTDDHLLSAQRTALRGVLREIEEAFARIENGTYGACLSCARPVPAERLEILPYTRHCVACRRRAT from the coding sequence ATGTCAACGCATGTACCCCACACCGACCCCCACCTGGACGAGGCCCGGCAACGCCTGGAGAGCGCCCGCTCCTCCCGGCTGGCACAGCTTCAGGCGCTCGACGAGCTCGACGAGGCCGGACGGACCACGGACGATCACCTGCTGTCCGCGCAGAGGACCGCGCTGCGGGGCGTCCTCCGAGAGATCGAGGAAGCCTTCGCCCGGATCGAGAACGGCACCTACGGCGCCTGCCTGAGCTGTGCCAGGCCCGTCCCGGCGGAACGGCTGGAGATCCTCCCCTACACCCGCCACTGCGTCGCCTGCCGCCGCCGCGCCACCTGA
- a CDS encoding helix-turn-helix transcriptional regulator: MFVDHSEEVRPRPDVSAVAALDEPTRRRLYDHVCRRSDPVGRDDAAADLGLARQTAAFHLDRLAEEGLLDVVYERRSGRSGPGAGRPAKLYKRSSRQVSVSLPERHYELAGRLLAQALEESEATGEPVRAVLHRTADDVGARIAGQGDGDVTELLERYGFEPRHEGDAVVLGNCPFHALAREHTETVCGMNLHLLRGLLRGLGEDDLRALLAPGPGHCCVRLQPASPAAT; encoded by the coding sequence GTGTTCGTGGACCACTCGGAAGAAGTACGGCCCCGCCCCGACGTCTCCGCCGTCGCCGCGCTCGACGAGCCGACGCGCAGGAGGCTCTACGACCACGTCTGCCGCCGCTCGGACCCGGTCGGCCGGGACGACGCGGCGGCGGACCTCGGCCTGGCCCGGCAGACCGCGGCCTTCCATCTGGACCGCCTCGCCGAGGAAGGACTGCTCGACGTCGTCTACGAGCGCCGCAGCGGGCGCTCCGGCCCGGGTGCGGGACGGCCGGCCAAGCTCTACAAACGCTCCTCCAGGCAGGTCAGCGTCAGCCTGCCCGAGCGGCACTACGAACTCGCCGGACGGCTCCTCGCCCAAGCCCTGGAGGAGTCCGAGGCCACCGGCGAGCCCGTGCGCGCGGTGCTGCACCGCACCGCCGACGACGTCGGCGCGCGCATCGCCGGCCAGGGCGACGGGGACGTGACCGAACTGCTGGAGCGGTACGGGTTCGAGCCACGGCACGAGGGTGATGCCGTCGTGCTGGGCAACTGCCCGTTCCACGCGCTCGCGCGGGAGCACACCGAAACGGTGTGCGGCATGAACCTGCACCTGCTCCGCGGCCTCCTGCGCGGACTGGGCGAGGACGACCTGCGCGCGCTCCTGGCGCCCGGCCCCGGGCACTGCTGCGTCCGCCTCCAGCCGGCCTCCCCCGCGGCTACCTGA
- the pcaC gene encoding 4-carboxymuconolactone decarboxylase, whose product MSETPPNTLQYRFDGPEDAPVLILGPSLGTTWHMWDRQIPELTKQWRIFRFDLPGHGGAPAYPGGSVTELASRLLATLDAVGVQRFGYAGCAFGGAIGVELALRHPERLASLALIAASPRFGTADEFRQRGVIVRTNGLDPIARTSPDRWFTAGFAAAQPAITEWAVQMVRTTDPGCYIAACEALASFDVRAELGRIGVPTLVLVGSDDQVTGPAEARTLVAGIPDARLAVVPGASHLVPVEQPAAVTDLLVRHFSTAWQPAYDSTTGQVAIPAAPVKPALAAVPPQTGPVAEIAPAAVQPEAMGRPDPYDAGLKVRREVLGDAHVDRALASADDFSGDFQEFITRYAWGEIWDRPGLDRRSRSCVTLTALVAGGHLDELAFHTRAALRNGLTPDEIKEVLLQAAVYCGVPAANSAFRVAQQVIREETTPQE is encoded by the coding sequence GTGAGCGAGACACCACCGAACACCCTGCAATACCGTTTCGACGGCCCGGAAGACGCCCCTGTTCTGATCCTGGGCCCCTCCCTGGGCACCACCTGGCACATGTGGGACCGTCAGATCCCCGAACTGACCAAGCAGTGGCGGATCTTCCGCTTCGACCTGCCGGGGCACGGTGGCGCGCCGGCGTACCCCGGTGGCTCGGTCACCGAACTGGCCTCCCGCCTGCTGGCCACGCTCGACGCCGTCGGTGTGCAGCGCTTCGGCTACGCGGGCTGCGCGTTCGGCGGCGCCATCGGCGTCGAACTCGCCCTGCGCCACCCCGAACGGCTCGCCTCGCTCGCGCTGATCGCCGCCTCGCCCCGCTTCGGCACGGCCGACGAGTTCCGCCAGCGCGGGGTGATCGTGCGGACCAACGGCCTCGACCCCATCGCCCGGACGTCCCCGGACCGCTGGTTCACCGCCGGGTTCGCGGCGGCGCAGCCCGCGATCACCGAGTGGGCCGTGCAGATGGTCCGCACCACCGACCCCGGCTGCTACATCGCCGCCTGCGAGGCACTCGCCTCGTTCGACGTCCGCGCCGAACTCGGCCGGATCGGCGTCCCCACCCTCGTCCTCGTCGGCTCCGACGACCAGGTCACCGGCCCCGCCGAGGCCCGGACGCTCGTCGCGGGCATCCCGGACGCCCGGCTCGCGGTCGTCCCGGGCGCCTCCCACCTCGTCCCGGTCGAGCAGCCCGCCGCCGTCACCGACCTGCTCGTCCGCCACTTCTCCACCGCCTGGCAGCCCGCCTACGACTCCACCACCGGCCAGGTCGCCATCCCGGCGGCCCCGGTCAAGCCGGCCCTCGCGGCCGTCCCGCCGCAAACCGGACCGGTCGCCGAGATCGCCCCGGCCGCCGTCCAGCCGGAGGCCATGGGCAGACCGGACCCGTACGACGCCGGGCTGAAGGTCCGCCGCGAGGTGCTCGGCGACGCACATGTGGACCGGGCGCTGGCGTCGGCGGACGACTTCTCCGGCGACTTCCAGGAGTTCATCACCCGCTACGCCTGGGGCGAGATCTGGGACCGGCCCGGCCTCGACCGCCGTTCCCGCAGCTGTGTCACCCTGACCGCGCTCGTCGCCGGCGGGCACCTGGACGAACTCGCCTTCCACACCCGCGCCGCCCTCCGCAACGGCCTCACGCCGGACGAGATCAAGGAAGTCCTCCTCCAGGCGGCCGTCTACTGCGGGGTGCCGGCCGCGAACAGCGCGTTCCGCGTGGCCCAGCAGGTCATCCGCGAGGAGACCACCCCGCAGGAGTGA
- a CDS encoding exodeoxyribonuclease III, with translation MRIATWNVNSITARLPRLLAWLESSGTDVLCLQEAKIAEDGFPLDALREAGYEAAVHATGRWNGVAVISRVGIEDVVKGLPGDPGYDGSVEPRAISATCGPVRVWSVYVPNGREVDHPHYAYKLQWFEALKAAVAGDAAGSRPFAVMGDYNVAPTDDDVYDVAAFEGLTHVTPAERAALASLREAGLTDVVPRPLKYEHPFTYWDYRQLCFPKNRGMRIDLVYGNEPFAKAVTDAYVDREERKGKGASDHAPVVVDLEV, from the coding sequence ATGCGCATCGCGACCTGGAACGTGAACTCGATCACCGCCCGCCTCCCGAGGCTCCTCGCCTGGCTGGAGAGCAGCGGCACCGACGTGCTCTGCCTCCAGGAGGCCAAGATCGCCGAGGACGGCTTCCCGCTCGACGCCCTGCGCGAGGCGGGCTACGAGGCCGCCGTGCACGCCACGGGGCGGTGGAACGGCGTGGCGGTGATCTCCCGCGTCGGCATCGAGGACGTCGTCAAGGGCCTGCCCGGCGACCCCGGCTACGACGGCTCCGTGGAGCCCCGCGCGATCTCCGCGACCTGCGGCCCGGTCCGCGTCTGGTCGGTGTACGTGCCGAACGGCCGCGAGGTCGACCACCCGCACTACGCGTACAAGCTCCAGTGGTTCGAGGCCCTCAAGGCCGCCGTCGCCGGTGACGCGGCCGGCAGCCGCCCCTTCGCCGTCATGGGCGACTACAACGTGGCGCCGACCGACGACGACGTGTACGACGTCGCCGCCTTCGAGGGCCTCACCCACGTCACCCCCGCCGAGCGCGCCGCCCTGGCCTCCCTCCGCGAGGCGGGCCTGACCGACGTCGTCCCCCGGCCCCTCAAGTACGAGCACCCCTTCACGTACTGGGACTACCGCCAGCTCTGCTTCCCGAAGAACCGGGGCATGCGCATCGACCTCGTCTACGGCAACGAGCCGTTCGCCAAGGCGGTCACCGACGCGTACGTCGACCGGGAGGAGCGCAAGGGCAAGGGCGCCTCCGACCACGCGCCGGTCGTGGTGGACCTGGAGGTCTGA
- a CDS encoding MBL fold metallo-hydrolase, protein MKLTKKSHACVRLEKDGRTLVIDPGGFSEEDAALGADAVLVTHEHPDHFDEGRLRAALEGNPAAEIWTLRSVAEKISAAFPGRVHTVGHGDTFTAAGFDVQVHGELHAVIHPDIPRITNVGYLVDGGRVFHPGDALTVPDLPVETLMLPVMAPWSKISEVIDYVREVAPQRAYDIHDALLTDLARPIYDRQIGALGGAEHLRLAPGASADL, encoded by the coding sequence ATGAAGCTCACGAAGAAGTCGCACGCCTGCGTCCGGCTGGAGAAGGACGGGCGCACGCTCGTCATCGACCCGGGCGGGTTCAGCGAGGAGGACGCCGCGCTCGGCGCGGACGCGGTGCTGGTCACGCACGAGCATCCCGACCACTTCGACGAGGGACGGCTGCGGGCGGCCCTGGAGGGCAACCCGGCCGCCGAGATCTGGACCCTGCGCTCGGTTGCCGAGAAGATCTCCGCCGCCTTCCCGGGCCGGGTGCACACGGTCGGCCACGGCGACACGTTCACCGCCGCCGGCTTCGACGTGCAGGTCCACGGCGAACTCCACGCCGTGATCCACCCGGACATCCCGCGCATCACCAACGTTGGCTACCTCGTCGACGGCGGCCGCGTCTTCCACCCCGGCGACGCCCTCACCGTCCCCGACCTCCCCGTCGAGACGCTGATGCTCCCCGTCATGGCCCCCTGGAGCAAGATCTCCGAGGTCATCGACTACGTCCGCGAGGTCGCGCCGCAGCGGGCGTACGACATCCACGACGCCCTCCTCACCGACCTCGCCCGCCCCATCTACGACCGCCAGATCGGCGCCCTGGGCGGCGCGGAGCACCTGCGGCTGGCGCCCGGCGCCTCGGCGGACCTCTGA